Part of the Woronichinia naegeliana WA131 genome, TACCCCGCATCAGAATGACTTGGCCCATGCGATAACGCCAGGGCTGGAGCTTATCGGCTAAGGTCGTCAGAATTGTTGGTGAAAGTTGATTAAAGGGATAAACCCCATTTAAAAAGGATTGGTAGTCAGTAACGGAATTTTTCATGTTTCAAGGGAGTTCCACAGGCCATCTGCAAACAATAGCAAGTCTATACTAAATTATTGACATTTTAAAAGAGATGTTTCCTAGTCTGTTCTTTCCGATACATAGCTAGGGCGATCGCCTTGGGTCTGAGTCAAAAACTGGGATAATTCTGGCCATTGTTCCTGTTCAATAAAATTTATCACTTGATCTAATTGTTGGCGATAACCCGACAGCGATCGCAACAAACTCACTTGGTTAAACTGAGCCATCATCATGCCTAATTCAGGATTGCCCCCCCCCACTCGACTCGTATCCCGAAAACCAGAACTAGCTAATTTTTGAGCTAATTGACGTATCTGAGAATTCTTTTCACCACCACAGGCTCCAATGAGACTAGCACTGACCATGACGGGTAAATGGGAAATCCAAGCAACGGCCTGATCATGCTCTTCAGGAGAACATTGGTATAATTTGGCCCCCAGGTTTTTAATCAGGTCAATCAGTAAGGAAAGTCCCTGATCGGTGGTCTTAGTCATGGGTGTTAACACATAGGGAGCATTCACAAATAACCCCGACTGGACTGCTTCAATGCCCTGTTCTGCGGTTCCGGCCATGGGGTGCCCACCGATAAAGTTGGGCCAGAGAGCGGTGCAGGCTTCGACAATAAAACCTTTGACGGAACCTACGTCTGTAACCAAGGTTGGGGGTGAGAGAATTGGCATTAATTTTTGTAGCGTCGGAACAATGGCGGCGATCGGTGTACAAAGGAAAATAATCTCAGCCTCTGCTAATTGCTCTAAATTCTGTCCCGCTTGATCAACAATGCCTCGTTGGATGGCAGTTTGACAGGTTTGAATTTGACGAGATACGCCCAGGAGATAATGACCCTGGGTTCGTAAATCAAACGCCAAGGAACCTCCAATTAAGCCTAAACCGACGATGCCAATTTTCATAAATGCGTAGAAGCGAAAGGCCGACAACCCAAACTGAATCAGACCAGACTGCTTGTGTTATCTTAGTCAAGTCAGGAGCAACTTCACTGTAAATTTTTACAACTTTATTATCTATTTGTTAGCTTAAATTCAGAATGAAGCGGTATTGCTAACCATGTCTATGGATTTTCCCCTTAAAATTGACTCTGCCCCCTCACTTACCCAGGTATTCACACCTGTTAATGTTGCGATCCTGACCTCTGTTGGTTTACACGCTTTTATTCTAGGATTAGCTCTACCCAGCTTGCAGTGGTCACAGCCAAATCAAGCCTCTGGGAAAGGGCGGGTTAATGTCATTCAATTAACAGATGCGGAACAGAGTCGTCTGCCTGAGACTTCCCCTTTTAGCAATAGCAGTGCTTTTCTACCGAATACGAGTAGCGAGCTTCCCAGTAATATTCCTGATCTTTCCAGTAACAATCCATCGCTTAATTTACCGACGACTTCTCCTCCCCTCCCTAGCACAGATTACAACTATAATTCCCTCCCCAGTCAAATTCCGTTACCACCTTCCTTACCAAATTTGCCTGGCTATCCCAGCAATTTACCGCCCCTCAGTAATTATGGCTACGGTAGTCTCAGTCGAGTCGCAAGGGGGACTCCCCCTATCTCGCTACCCCCTTTACCTTCTTTTCCCATGCCTTCCTATCGTCGAAGCTCAGAACGGCCATCTCTGCCTGGGATGAACAATCTACCTAGTGGGAATAGTAATCTGCCGAATTTACCTCGTCCTCAATTCGGGGAACAGCAACCCTTGAGAGGAACCGATTTTATTACCAGAGCTTCCCAAGGTAACGGCAATCCGGTCAGTACGGCTTCCCCTAATGAGCCTGAATTACAAGCTCAGGGAGAAGATACTCCTTCTATGCAAGCGTTACAAAATGATCTCAAATGGCGAGCCTCTTTAGGGCGTCAAAAGAGTTCTGACATTGAAGCGATTACCCTATATGGCAGTTATCCTCGCATTGCCTGTCGTAATCGCACGGAGGCAACGGTTGTTTATAACGTCGATCCCAACGGAAGCATCACGCCGGTCAGTCTTTCCCGTTATCCTATTTTTAACGAATTGGCCCAACAAGCTTTTCAGTCTCAACGATTTACTAGACCAACCAGGGTAAGGGTCAATTTTAATTATGATCCCAAGGTCTGTGGCAGTATGGCAACGGCGGCTCCTCCTTTGCTGAACAATCCCAGTAATAATAATCCGGCGATCGCCCCAAACCCATCTTTGCCGAATAATTCAACCGTAAATCCTCTCAATTCAGCTTACCGACGAGGGCCTGAGTTACCAACCCTACCGCGTTCTGGTGGAACCGTTCCTAATTCTTCCCCTGTCCAAGGGCCATCCCAAACCCCTGTTCTCAGCCCCCCCTCTGAAAATCGCAACCCTGGGTCAAGAACGCCTGACTCGAATCCCAATCCGACTAACAGCAATTCGTCATCTCCCTCGCTGCCCCCCGCTTCACCTGAAACGGCCACACCAACGCAGCCAGAGATGACCCCTTCTCCTGCGATTATGCCTCCTAAACCTGCTGCTGTCGCCCCAACCATCCCTCCCGTTGAATTAAAACCCTCTGTTACACCCAAACCAGAGTCCACCGCAACCCCTTCCGAAAATCGATCGCAGCCAGAAACGAAGCGATCGCGTCTCTTTAATAACAATAATCGTCCGACTGTTCGGCTAAGTCCCCGTTCCTCTGTCAATACAACTCCTGATACTACTCCTGCTGAGGTTAAACCGACTCCAGAAATAACTAAACCGACGGATGGGTCAACAGAAAGCAGTTCTCTCGCTGCACCAGCCGTAGGCAAGAAATAGGGATTTGCATTTTGCCCAATCCCAAAGATACTCTTTTAACGCCAGTTCTGAGTAGTGATTTGGTATTAAGAAATGTTTACCCCATCCCTTCGATACAACAGACACAACCCCTATAATAATCAAACAAGGGACTTGCACAAGGAACCTCCCTGGAGTTGCTGGAGAAACAAACAAGCATGGCTAAAGTAGTCGGTATTGACCTCGGTACAACTAATTCCGTTGTCGCAGTGATGGAAGGCGGCAAACCTGTTGTCATTGCCAATGCTGAAGGGATGAGAACCACACCTTCTGTGGTTGGTTTTAATAAAGAGGGGGAATTAGTAGTGGGGCAAATGGCTCGCCGTCAAGGGGTGTTAAATCCCCAAAATACCTTTTATGCCATCAAGCGTTTCATGGGGCGACGTTATGGGGAACTAACAACCGAATCTAAACGGGTTCCCTACACCATTCGACGAGATGAAGCGGATAATATTAAAATTCGTTGTCCACGCCAGAAAAAAGACTATGCACCGGAAGAAATTTCTGCTCTAATTTTACGCAAATTAGCCGATGAAGCCAGCCGTTATCTAGGCGAAAAGGTGACAGGGGCAGTGATTACTGTACCAGCCTATTTTAATGATTCCCAACGACAAGCCACCAGGGATGCTGGACGGATTGCGGGGTTAGAGGTGCTACGGATTATCAATGAGCCAACGGCTGCTTCTTTGGCCTACGGTTTGGATCAACGCTTGAGCAAGAAAATTCTGGTCTTTGATCTGGGTGGGGGAACCTTTGATGTTTCCGTGTTGGAAGTGGGGGATGGAATTTTTGAAGTTAAGGCGACCAGTGGAGATACTCAACTCGGTGGAGCAGATTTTGATAGACGTATAGTGGATTGGTTAGCTGAACAGTTTTTAGAGCAGGAAAAAATCGATCTGCGTCAGGATCGTCAAGCTCTGCAACGCTTAACCGAAGCTGCCGAAAAAGCCAAAATTGAACTGTCTGGGGTTAGTGTCACGGACATTAATTTGCCCTTTATTACCATCACAGAAGATAGCCCCAAACATCTAGAAACACGACTAACGCGATCGCAGTTTGAAGAACTATCAGGGGATCTGGTGAGTCGGTTGCGGCGGCCCGTTAAACGAGTCTTAAATGATGCCGGTTTAAGTCCAGTCCAAATCGATGAAGTGGTCTTAGTAGGGGGCGGAACCCGAATGCCCATGATTAAAGCCCTAGTCCGTAGCTTTATTGATCGAGAACCCAATGAAAATGTTAATCCCGATGAAGTGGTAGCGGTGGGGGCTGCCATTCAGGCCGGAATTTTGGGGGGTCAAGTTAAGGATATTTTGTTATTAGATGTCACGCCCTTATCCTTGGGACTGGAAACCATCGGGGGAGTCATGAAAAAACTCTTACCTCGTAATACAACCATTCCTGTCCGTAAATCCGACATTTTTTCGACGAGCGAAAATAACCAAACCGTTGTGGAAATCCATGTTCTCCAAGGGGAACGGGAAATGGCCAGTGATAACAAATCCCTCGGACGGTTTAAATTATCCGGTATTCCTCCGGCTCCCAGGGGGATTCCCCAGGTACAGGTCGCCTTTGATATTGATGCCAACGGGATTCTGCAAGTCACCGCCAGGGATAAAACCACAGGACGGGAACAAAGTATTACGGTACAGGGTTCCTCTACCCTCAGTGACCTAGAGGTTAACCGTATGATCCAAGAGGCGGAAAGTTTTGCCTCGGAAGATCGAGAACGACGGGAACGCATTGAAAAACGCAATAGTGCTAAAGCTCTTACGGATCAGGCCCAACGTCGTCTGAAGGAAGTCACCCTGGATTTTGGTAGTGCTTTTACGGTTTCCTACCGTCGTCAGGTGGATTCGTTATCGGCAGAAATTTTAGAGAGTTTAGAAAAAGAGGATGAACGTCGTTTGGATCGGGCCCAAGCGGATCTACAGGATGTTCTCTATGAGTTAAATCGGGAAGTTCGTTTGCAATATCAAGACGAAGATGAGGGCTTCTTTAGTGCAATTCGTAAAACCTTTACAGGGGATTTTGAAGATGATGAACCCTATGGCACTCGGCGATCAGATTATCGGGATGACTATGCTCCTCGCAGTGGTGTAAATACCAGTCGCGATCGCGCAGCGCCACTTCGTGATCGCGCAGCGCCACTTCGTGATCGCGCAGCGCCACTTCGTGATCGCGGTGCATCCTATCGCAGTACCCGTCGTCCTGACTCCCAGCCCAAGGATTATCGTGATTCTGGCTATGGGGATTGGGAAGAACCTCCCAGTCGTTCTGTTCGCAATGACAACCGAGGTAGCGATATTAACTATGCAGAGAATTATGATTATCGTTCCCCTGTCCCCCGTCGTCCTTCCCCATTAAATAGTTCAAATAGTTCTCGCCTAAATGATCGTACCAATGAACGAGGCAGCGATCGCAAGAATGATCGTTCTCCCAATCGCAATCGCCCTCGTAATTTGCCCCCAGAAAATAATTGGGATGATGACGATGATGATTGGTTTTAAGGCTTGCTAAACTGACCCTAACGATTTAATCAAGAATTGCACCAAGGATCTCATCAACGGTGATCGCCTAGATTAACCTAACTTTAGTGATTATTAGAACCATTTATCTAAATTTATGCAACAACTGCGGAATTATTATCAAGTATTAGGAGTTCCCAAGGATGCAACGAGTGAAGAGATAAAAAAGTCCTTTCGGAAGTTAGCGAGACAATATCACCCCGATGTCAATCCCGACAATAAGGGGGCAGAGGAAAAATTTAAGGATATTAATGAAGCCTACGATGTGCTATCAGACGAAGTTAAACGAGCAGACTACGATAGTCAATTTTTTGGACGGGGTAAACGCAAACCAACTTCACGCTTCCAAAATCCCCCCCGTGCAGAGAATGGCAGAACGTCTGCTCCTCCTCGACCAGCAGCAGAATATTGGCAGGACTATAGCCCAGGTACCGCCAAACGCACTAAACCGGTTACACCGCCACCTCGCACTCCCCCTAGAGATGTGGAGGCAAAATTAACGATTCCCCTCGAAAAGGCCTATCGCGGGGGACGAGAACGAATTCGTTTAGAAGATGGGCGATCCCTGGAAGTAGAGATGCCAGCCGGAATGATCGATGGCCAAAGGATTCGTCTCAAAGAACAGGGGATTAATGGCGGTGATCTCTATCTGAAAATTGGCATTGCACCCCACCCCTTTTTTGAACTACAGGGTTCAGATATTGCTTGTCAAGTTCCTGTCACCCCTAGCGAGGCTATTTTAGGAAGCTCCGTAGAAGTCCCTACCATTGATGGTCTGGTCAAAATGACCGTACCGAAGGGAGTTAAACCAGGTCAAAAGTTACGGTTAGCTCAGAAGGGTTATCCCAGTGGACGCGGTGAAGGAAGAGGCCCAATGGGCGATCGCGGTGATCAATTAGTCGAGATTCAAATTGCCATTCCTCCCGAACCTAGCCCAGAAGAAATAGAACTCTACCAAGCGATTCGGAATTTGGAACAGTATAATCCTCGCCAAAAGTTTCTGTCCTAAAATGTATTTAAAATTGTTTTTTAAGCAGGATTAAGTAGGGCTTGCTGAAAAAGTCAAAAAACGAAAGAAATGTGGGTTAGGGAAGTATGGACTGAAAAAGCATAGATAACTTATCCTTATGGAAACAAATCAAAATACAGATTTTGTTTAATCTATTGTTCCTTTCTGTCTAAAAAGGTCAACACAAATCACTCCTCACAAAAGAGAGGAAAATTAACACCATTTTTCACAAGAAAAACGACTCTACAACTTTTTACTTTTTGTCTTCTGAAGTAGAGTAGAAAGATTCATTACCAAAAAGTTCATCGCAATTACCGTTTCCGAGGTCTCAGGTAGTTTGGCCATCACTCGACCAAGACTAAATTTCCTCTTTCCCTGTCCGAATTTACCCTCAATGGCATTACGCACTCTTTCATCTGAGCGTGCCTCTTTCTTTTTTTCTTTGCTCACCTCTTTCGGCGGTCTTCCCAATCGGGGACCACTCATTCTTATATCCCTTTCTTTACAATAAGCTCGATTCGCTTTTGTTCGATAGATTTTATCCACATGAACCGATTCCGGATAACATCCTGTTTCCCTTTTATATTCTTCTATTCGCGCTTGTAAATCTCCCGATTCGTTGTAATTATCCCAACTTAATTTGTCTAAGAAGACAAAGCCATTCACATTACTTGCCGATATTTTAGCTCCAAACTCTACTGCTTTTCCCGCTTTTCCACGCACTATTGGACGCACGTGAGGTTGGCTTACACTCACAATTCTGTTTTCTACTTTATTTGTCTTTTTTTCATACATTTCTAACTGTTGCTCATACACTTTTCCTATCGTTACAAGCTCTTCTTGCTCTTTTTTCGTTAGTTTTTCTAACTTTGCTCCCTCTTCTATCATTTTTTCTATATC contains:
- a CDS encoding prephenate/arogenate dehydrogenase, with amino-acid sequence MKIGIVGLGLIGGSLAFDLRTQGHYLLGVSRQIQTCQTAIQRGIVDQAGQNLEQLAEAEIIFLCTPIAAIVPTLQKLMPILSPPTLVTDVGSVKGFIVEACTALWPNFIGGHPMAGTAEQGIEAVQSGLFVNAPYVLTPMTKTTDQGLSLLIDLIKNLGAKLYQCSPEEHDQAVAWISHLPVMVSASLIGACGGEKNSQIRQLAQKLASSGFRDTSRVGGGNPELGMMMAQFNQVSLLRSLSGYRQQLDQVINFIEQEQWPELSQFLTQTQGDRPSYVSERTD
- the dnaK gene encoding molecular chaperone DnaK; translation: MAKVVGIDLGTTNSVVAVMEGGKPVVIANAEGMRTTPSVVGFNKEGELVVGQMARRQGVLNPQNTFYAIKRFMGRRYGELTTESKRVPYTIRRDEADNIKIRCPRQKKDYAPEEISALILRKLADEASRYLGEKVTGAVITVPAYFNDSQRQATRDAGRIAGLEVLRIINEPTAASLAYGLDQRLSKKILVFDLGGGTFDVSVLEVGDGIFEVKATSGDTQLGGADFDRRIVDWLAEQFLEQEKIDLRQDRQALQRLTEAAEKAKIELSGVSVTDINLPFITITEDSPKHLETRLTRSQFEELSGDLVSRLRRPVKRVLNDAGLSPVQIDEVVLVGGGTRMPMIKALVRSFIDREPNENVNPDEVVAVGAAIQAGILGGQVKDILLLDVTPLSLGLETIGGVMKKLLPRNTTIPVRKSDIFSTSENNQTVVEIHVLQGEREMASDNKSLGRFKLSGIPPAPRGIPQVQVAFDIDANGILQVTARDKTTGREQSITVQGSSTLSDLEVNRMIQEAESFASEDRERRERIEKRNSAKALTDQAQRRLKEVTLDFGSAFTVSYRRQVDSLSAEILESLEKEDERRLDRAQADLQDVLYELNREVRLQYQDEDEGFFSAIRKTFTGDFEDDEPYGTRRSDYRDDYAPRSGVNTSRDRAAPLRDRAAPLRDRAAPLRDRGASYRSTRRPDSQPKDYRDSGYGDWEEPPSRSVRNDNRGSDINYAENYDYRSPVPRRPSPLNSSNSSRLNDRTNERGSDRKNDRSPNRNRPRNLPPENNWDDDDDDWF
- a CDS encoding J domain-containing protein, giving the protein MQQLRNYYQVLGVPKDATSEEIKKSFRKLARQYHPDVNPDNKGAEEKFKDINEAYDVLSDEVKRADYDSQFFGRGKRKPTSRFQNPPRAENGRTSAPPRPAAEYWQDYSPGTAKRTKPVTPPPRTPPRDVEAKLTIPLEKAYRGGRERIRLEDGRSLEVEMPAGMIDGQRIRLKEQGINGGDLYLKIGIAPHPFFELQGSDIACQVPVTPSEAILGSSVEVPTIDGLVKMTVPKGVKPGQKLRLAQKGYPSGRGEGRGPMGDRGDQLVEIQIAIPPEPSPEEIELYQAIRNLEQYNPRQKFLS